A genomic region of bacterium contains the following coding sequences:
- the tatC gene encoding twin-arginine translocase subunit TatC, which yields MSTDLKFWDHVDELRKRLIRAVLGVLVGAAGGLYYSEQLLAWLTQPFRDALPANAQLAVLTPTEGFNVYILVGLYGGVIVALPWVFYQLWGFVAPALYPTERRLVVPLVLASTLLFLLGAGMCWWLLPQALAFLAGFSTGNSTVFWSLDTYVTFVVLLAVAFGVCFQLPIVMAVLIKIDLVSPETFRHYRRIAYVIIVIIAAIVTPTTDIFTLSALSIPLIVLYEASIIFGSLWQRRSSINSN from the coding sequence ATGAGCACGGATCTAAAATTTTGGGATCATGTCGATGAACTGCGCAAGCGGTTGATCCGCGCCGTGCTCGGTGTGCTGGTTGGCGCAGCCGGTGGATTGTACTATTCTGAACAATTGCTGGCATGGCTGACGCAACCGTTCCGCGATGCGCTGCCGGCGAATGCACAACTTGCCGTCCTCACTCCCACCGAAGGGTTCAACGTTTACATTTTAGTCGGGTTGTATGGCGGGGTTATTGTAGCGTTGCCGTGGGTATTCTACCAGTTGTGGGGATTCGTCGCACCAGCTTTGTATCCGACAGAACGGCGATTGGTTGTGCCGCTGGTGCTTGCCTCGACCCTGCTCTTTTTATTGGGCGCCGGGATGTGCTGGTGGTTACTGCCACAAGCGTTAGCGTTCCTTGCCGGCTTCTCGACCGGGAACTCGACGGTTTTCTGGTCACTCGACACCTATGTTACCTTTGTCGTATTATTAGCAGTTGCATTCGGTGTTTGCTTTCAGTTACCAATTGTGATGGCGGTTTTGATAAAAATCGATCTTGTGAGCCCGGAAACCTTTCGACATTACCGCCGGATTGCGTATGTTATTATTGTAATCATTGCAGCGATCGTAACTCCGACGACCGATATTTTTACGTTAAGCGCGCTATCGATTCCACTTATCGTTTTGTATGAGGCATCGATTATTTTTGGATCGCTTTGGCAGCGCCGTTCGTCGATTAACAGCAACTAA